The following is a genomic window from Trachemys scripta elegans isolate TJP31775 chromosome 7, CAS_Tse_1.0, whole genome shotgun sequence.
attcccacataCAGCTGGGGGGTTGTATCATGAAACAATTAGCCATTTTTATTGCTGGTGCAGAGAGGGTAATGTCACATTTGATACAATTTCAATACAAgtgaaaaaatataatatatggcTGATTGAAATTGATACTCTACATTAACATTTATAGatctataattatttattttacaagctGTTAGTAGTTTGGAGGGATATCAGTTTTTGAACTACCAACGTTTGCATGGCTTCAATTCAAATATATGACTTGTTTAATGAACTATAAATATATTCTGAAATACATGTAATTGAAAAAGTCAAAGCTGTGCACTAAAATATATCAAAAACATGCCCCATGGAAATATTACAGAGCGAGACCAGATCATCTATGGATGATCTTGGAGCATGGAAATTTCATGGGTGCCAGCGTTTCTGATTGGAACATGAAGATCATGCCACAATTGTAAGCTTAGTGGACACAAAACATATGCTTTAACTGAACCAAATTCTCATCtgttaccctggtgtaaatctggagtaaatctACTGAATTCAATAGAGCAGCTTCAGGATTACAGTAGGgtaagtaagatcagaatcagacctgaGACCAGAATTAGGCCCTTTGTTTTCAATGGAGCAGACCCAGGTCTCCACTGATGTGAGAGCAGAAGGTGACCCAGGGTCATTACTTTGCaggttcagcaaggtacttaagctcTTGTCTGTCTTTAAGGGGGCTACTCACGTGTTCCAAATTAGACAGATGCTTAAGTACCGTGCTGAACTTAGGCCTTAATGCAGCACAACGCTGCTTGACAGCAGGTGGAGCTACCTGTAGGTGaaaggccacattctgctcttagCATCGCCTGTGCCGAACTCCAGTGCCACTCCAGTGCAGACAAGCTCTGTCCACATGGACTGAAGTTGGCCCAAGAACAACGGGACGGCACGCCGGAGGCAAAggaaggcacagagcagggcagggctggaatcGCTAGTGATTTGCATAGTGGTTTCCATGCGCCCCACTCTCTGTAGCATCACcccagtcccaaaggggtttgaCTGCCTTTGCGGGAGGGTGCCCCCATCCCTGGCTATTGCGAAGCCCCCATGCCAGGAAGAATTCTTATTCCTGGCTCCTGAAAGCGCTTCAGAAAAGCAGAGGATGGAGTCTCTGCAATGCACCAGCCTACCCCACCTCCTTTTCCCCTCTGATgcccctgacccctccctccTTGAGGTGTCTCTTCCCCTCTGCAAATATCTGGATTCCAGCCCTGCCTCACACGGCGAAAAAAGCAGCAGCTGGGGTGGGATTCCGCATGGCTGAATGAGGTGCAGAAAGGGGTGAGGGGTTCTGCGTGCACAGGGGGCCTCGCTGCTCCAAAGGCCACTGCTGGctgctccctcccctcttcccttgATTCATTTCCCATCTGAGGCAGGCTGCAAAGACCTGTTTGCACAGAAATGACGGACAGTCTCTGTTCTGTGCTCACTCACAACGGCAGCCAATTGACCTGGCTTCTAATGAGCCAGGCTGACTGGTGTGGGACCCTCAGCAGGAGAGCCACATTGCAATGCCATGAGGAAAAACAGGCCTGCTAATTCGCCAGGTGTGGCTGAATACCATCTGGCAGGAATGGAGAAGGTTTGTTAGCAATGGATGTTGCCTTGGCAAATTTTAATGGCAAAGACATGATTTCTGCCTGCCAATCCCCACTAGCCGTCAGCTGCCGGTGCACACAGAACCCCAGCACAAAGAGGAGAAGGGGCTCCAGAGATACTTTACTAACAAAGATTCTGAGATACTTGTGAATTGTGTGGGAGAGGGGAATAAAGGAAGCATTTTCCTTGGGAGAACTGCTCTTTTAGAAAAGAGGGAAGCCCATTTTTGACTTGCTAGGATACCTCTTGCCCCAAATACTGACAAATATCTTAATATAAAGTATAAAAAATACTGTAAGCCACTGTTTTAATATACACTGGGTAAACTCAGATCCCATCTTCATAGCAATGCCTGATTTCACTGAGTACTTGGTCCATATGATTAAAGCCAGCCCTAAACGTCCTACCCTTTAAGCTCTCAGGGTGTGTTATCTGTAAGTCCGTATGTTTCTTGCCTTACTTGTTTAAAGCTTTCTCCAGATATTCCTGAATCCACTTTAACTTGGGATCAATGCATACTTGCTTACTGTTGTTCTTCAGCCTTGCGCTGTCAAAAGAAAGAGAAGAGTTGTGGTGTGAAGACAAGGGATAACATTGCACAAAAGGCCTCCTGGGCCAAAGTGTGCCCTCCATTCTACCTGCACACttctagtgaagacaatggaactgCACAAGCTTACACCAgatgtcaaattctgctctcagcttcaCAAGGGTGAGTCTGGGGTAACCCCACTAACTTCACGGGAaatgctctggatttacaccagttttaagGGCTAGCATAATTCAGCCCCTCATCTGAATCTCATTTGTTGGCAGCTGTTGGGCTGCATGGGCGTGAATGAGGAAATAAATTGATTCTCCGGATTTTATTATTAGCAGCCATGTTGCTGCCATGTGGGAGCTGCATTTCATTTGGAAAGAACTGATGAGCATACGCAGTCTCTGCAACAGACTAATTAACAAACACCTCTGAACATTGCCCGATGCTCAGCCCGACTCTGAACTTTCACCCAATTTTAGAACAGAAACCAAACTGGACTTTTGAGAGGCTCCAAAAGattcttctgttctttttttttttttttttttttttttaattctcacatGAGTTTGAACTTCTGGCAGGGAAAGAACTGGAAACGCCAAGTTGCCAAAGAGGAACAGTCTCTCATGTGTTTTCCACTTGGCCCCGGAAGTGGAAGTTCCAGAAATCTCTtgagaaagcctgttctcatgAAATTTCCAGCCTGGATTTGCAGACTCAGGAGGTTTAGATTACAAACGTTACAGATAAAGATCCAATCttctggatgcttatctgaactaaACTCCATCTCCCAGCCTCTGGAAATTCATCTGTCACTGGCTTCTGGGTTCAATGGGATGTGTCAGGTAGAAACAAGATATAGAGCACTTTATCCAGAACATGTAAAGCTCTGTAAAGCCAGGCACTGATCCTTcaaagtgctgagtacctgtTCTGAGTGCTGAGGTCCCTCACCTCCAGCTGAGcacaatgggagttgagggcacctGGCATCTGCAGGAGTTGCTCAaaatcttgcaggatcaggcccatcaaTGCCACACTAACAGCACTGGCAATATGTTGTCGAGGCATTACCACCTATTACTATGCATTGATGTAGacaggccaaattctcctcttcaTTAAGGACTCATTCCTGCCAGGTACTGAGCACTTTGGCcttgatccaacaaagcacttaagcacacgcttaacttGAAGCACCCGAGTCTCACTGACTTGGGCCAGACTGCTTAGCTGCTTaaataaagcacatgcttaagagctATCTTGGATTGAAGCCAAAGTGCTCCACACCTGCAAGACTGAGGCCTTAATGTCTAATAAAAAGTAAGCCAATGAAAGAAGCCGGGGGATCTAAAATGTTGCTAGTTCTGAAGCCGTGTGAATACTCATGTACTGGTCGTACTGCTGCGGAcccgatcctgcagtccttccGCCAATAGGGTTTCCAttgggcctggttctgatctcacttatgccagtgtaaatcacTATACCAGTGTAAACCAAAATCAGTGAAGTTATAGCAGTGCAAAGTGTGAGCAGAGTCAGACTCATTGTCTTCACATGGGAACTGCAGAATTAGCCTTATACAGGAGAGTAACAAACTGAAAGCACAAACAACCACTCTCCATGCACAGAGTATTTAAAGATAAAGACCAGCTCCTATACAATTTGCTCAGGGAAAATTGcccttgacttcaaagggaatttggcttggggaaaaaaaaccacaggaTCACTTCATAAATCCATAATATGGGGTTCCAATTAGATGTTTCAGTCCTAAAAAATGATGGATTTCAAAGTAAACAGCTTTGATTACTTATTTAAAGTACTCACATCCACCATCCAGAACACATCATGCCACATAGCAACTGAATTCAATGTTTGGATAAAATCTGctaaaatgagatttttagaagttagcatttattttgtttttttaatttctgttgggTCCAAGGGGCAGAATTCCCCAACATTCTGTGGCATTTGATTTTAGGATTCCATTTCGGGTACATCTCTTTTATGTCAAATTTTAAacaagggggagggggttggatcaTCTGTTCTGTAGACCATAAACATATTCAGACCATGTCAGGGGGAAAGAAAACAGGTTTTTTCCATTTCAATACATCATGGTCTTTGCCATCTCTAATTACTTCGCTCTCATGTTAATCAAGAGAAAAATGCATATCACATCAAATCTCAAATATCTGTCATTATGTTTAAACTACTTCAGATCATTCCAAATCCCCCAAAAGCCTTCCCAGTGGGTTTCTCTTGACTCTCACGATGTGTATTAGGCATTCCCAGAAGAACACAAATCCATGTACTTTAGCTGTTTAGATGCATGCCTCTCCGTTCCATCAAGTAGCAATCAGAGCTGGCAAAACACACAACACATCATGTTTATGCCATTTTCAGGAAGAGAAAATTATTTCTCAGTTTGGACTGAATTGTCCATTGTCCTCCACCAAAATGAAAGGCGGGGTACATGCAGGAAACTGTGTGGGtaggatattttttttaatatatatatttttacttgaAAATAAATCTGACTAAATATGTGGATTTTTGAGAAATCACATGAAACCTCACAGGTTTTTGGCATGCAATAGTGGAGAGTTTTTTACTGCTCTGATGGTGCAATTTAAAAGGCCATGCAGAGATCTAGATCCACGGCAGAACTGTTGACAGTAGCAGGAACTGAGCACAGAGGATTGGACCTGATAATCAGGCCTCCCACAAGAGTTGAGGCTACTCGGCACTAGGGCTGctggggaaatgatttttttccccatgaaaattttcaacaaaaactattttttttatgtttacatttttataatcTAAATTTGTCTTCGTTCTTTTTTGGATTTTcgtttttttgatgaaaaccctCAAATTtccattgtgtttttttttttctgaaaacccctccccccatcaataaaaatgaattctttttttctgaaaactgtTAAAAAGCCATTTCCCGCTGAGGAAATCTGCTGACTGAAACTGTTCTACTTGCTCTGCTCCGTACCTTGCAGAAGGTGCTGGGCCCCATGCAAATTCAAACCCAGGCTGGGGCAATGCATGGAGACTGGCACCTTTTACAGAGGTTGGCGAAATCCTTCAGCTCCCTTCCTTGCCCAGCTTACCGTCTGAGGCCAAGGAAAGCCTTAAAAAGCACCCGGAGACTTACACAATCTGCAGCGAGCAATTCGGGGTGGTCAGGATTTTGAGGTGCTTGATGTTGGCTTTAGCCACGTTGCTCTCGTAGAACCTGCAGGGGCATCGGTAGGTCAGGCTGACGGGTTTCTCTGTGGGATGCAGAAATAGAGAGGACACAATTTACTTGCCAACCTGCAGCCCAGTGGCACCTACAGTTCCTCTCCTAGATAGGAATGAAGAAAACATATAGATGAAGGGAGCCATGGAACAGCTGTGGCCTTGGAGCAGTGTGTCAAAACCCTCTCCCGTTCCCATCTGGGCCTTCTAATCCTTCTGCTTGTGATTTTAGAAGACAAAGGAAGGGGTGAGAAACTGGACCCTAAGAAATGGAGAAGAGATTAGAATAAGGAGCCACTCAATTGTCCTGAGTTGCTGCTGGTAATTAGATGAGATAAAGGATAGAAGAGTGAGGCACTTGTCTGCTCTGTTATTCTTGCCAAACGATTTTGACCTGAGGCCAGATTAGAAGGTAGGCAGCAGAAAGCCAGGAATTCCAAGGAGTCCAAATCAAAACAAGGGGCTCTGCCCAGGTGCAAGCTCCTGGCTGGGAACTGATCCCATCATCTGAGGCAGCATATGCCAGGGCCTTTGGGAGCTTTCCCAGGGTCCTGCCATACGGCCTGGCCTGTACTCACATTGCCAAGTGcctgctggcagggggctgctcCCAGACTAGGTACTCTGCAGCAGGAGACAGGGCATCAACAGTGTGGATTCAGATCCTTCTGAACTTCTTGCACATGACACAATTACAGCCATTCAGGACACCCGGTCGTGAGTCATTCCATG
Proteins encoded in this region:
- the CXCL12 gene encoding stromal cell-derived factor 1 — translated: MNGKALALLTCLLLSLSPSEEKPVSLTYRCPCRFYESNVAKANIKHLKILTTPNCSLQIVARLKNNSKQVCIDPKLKWIQEYLEKALNKRFKM